In Myotis daubentonii chromosome 6, mMyoDau2.1, whole genome shotgun sequence, a genomic segment contains:
- the PRSS35 gene encoding inactive serine protease 35 isoform X1, with protein sequence MCKSFTMTREKNTMEKTLLWLIFLTLGWPLTGGSEMEQDFMWRLRKVPRVVSDRTFHLTSPTFEAEAKMVLKKVCGIECQKELPAPSLSDLEDSLSYETVFEDGTRTLTRVKVQGLDLEPTPNTTARGASARRKRQVYGTDSRFSILDKRFLTNFPFNTAVKLSTGCSGVLVSPKHVLTAAHCVHDGTDYVKGSRKLRVGLLKMRNKGGGKKRRGSRRSRREANGDDQREGSKENLKEAAKAGRRRKNSAGGQRGAEGGPSFQWTRVKNTHIPKGWATGGRGAAALDYDYALLELKRAHKKKYMDLGISPALRKLPGGMIHFSGFDQDRADQLVYRFCSVSEESNDLLYQYCDAQPGSTGSGVYLRLKEPDQHWKRKIIAVYSGHQWVDVQGEQKDYNVAVRITPLKYAQLCLWIRGEDADCTHG encoded by the exons ATGTGCAAATCTTTCACCAT GACAAGAGAGAAGAACACAATGGAAAAGACGCTACTGTGGTTGATATTTCTCACGCTTGGGTGGCCCCTCACTGGTGGGTCAGAGATGGAGCAGGATTTTATGTGGCGCCTGAGAAAAGTACCCCGGGTTGTCAGCGACAGGACTTTCCATCTCACCAGCCCCACGTTTGAGGCCGAGGCCAAGATGGTGTTAAAGAAAGTGTGTGGCATTGAGTGCCAGAAAGAACTCcccgctcccagcctctctgacCTGGAAGATTCTCTCTCCTACGAGACTGTCTTTGAGGATGGCACCCGGACCCTGACCAGAGTGAAAGTGCAAGGTCTGGACCTGGAGCCCACGCCAAACACCACCGCCAGAGGGGCATCGGCCAGGAGAAAGAGGCAGGTGTATGGCACAGACAGCAGGTTCAGCATCTTGGACAAAAGATTCCTCACCAACTTCCCTTTCAACACAGCCGTGAAGCTCTCCACCGGCTGCAGTGGCGTTCTCGTGTCCCCCAAGCACGTTCTGACCGCTGCCCACTGTGTGCACGACGGGACGGACTATGTGAAAGGGAGTAGAAAGCTGAGGGTAGGGCTGCTGAAGATGAGAAATAAAGGAGGTGGCAAGAAACGTAGGGGTTCCAGGAGGAGTAGGAGAGAAGCCAATGGTGATGACCAGAGAGAGGGCAGCAAAGAGAatctgaaggaggcagccaaggcgggaaggaggagaaagaactCTGCTGGGGGTCAGAGGGGCGCTGAGGGCGGGCCCTCCTTCCAGTGGACCCGGGTCAAGAACACCCACATCCCCAAAGGCTGGGCCACGGGAGGGCGAGGGGCCGCCGCCTTGGACTACGACTACGCTCTTCTGGAGCTGAAACGTGCTcacaaaaagaaatacatggaCCTAGGAATCAGCCCGGCCCTCAGGAAGCTGCCCGGGGGCATGATCCACTTCTCCGGCTTTGATCAGGACAGAGCTGATCAGCTGGTCTACCGGTTTTGCAGCGTGTCCGAGGAGTCCAACGACCTCCTCTATCAATACTGCGATGCCCAGCCGGGCTCCACCGGCTCCGGGGTCTACCTGCGTCTGAAAGAGCCGGACCAGCATTGGAAGCGCAAGATCATCGCGGTCTATTCCGGCCACCAGTGGGTGGACGTGCAGGGCGAGCAGAAGGACTACAACGTGGCGGTGCGCATCACGCCCCTCAAGTACGCGCAGCTGTGCCTCTGGATCCGCGGGGAGGACGCCGACTGTACTCACGGGTAA
- the PRSS35 gene encoding inactive serine protease 35 isoform X2: MEKTLLWLIFLTLGWPLTGGSEMEQDFMWRLRKVPRVVSDRTFHLTSPTFEAEAKMVLKKVCGIECQKELPAPSLSDLEDSLSYETVFEDGTRTLTRVKVQGLDLEPTPNTTARGASARRKRQVYGTDSRFSILDKRFLTNFPFNTAVKLSTGCSGVLVSPKHVLTAAHCVHDGTDYVKGSRKLRVGLLKMRNKGGGKKRRGSRRSRREANGDDQREGSKENLKEAAKAGRRRKNSAGGQRGAEGGPSFQWTRVKNTHIPKGWATGGRGAAALDYDYALLELKRAHKKKYMDLGISPALRKLPGGMIHFSGFDQDRADQLVYRFCSVSEESNDLLYQYCDAQPGSTGSGVYLRLKEPDQHWKRKIIAVYSGHQWVDVQGEQKDYNVAVRITPLKYAQLCLWIRGEDADCTHG; encoded by the coding sequence ATGGAAAAGACGCTACTGTGGTTGATATTTCTCACGCTTGGGTGGCCCCTCACTGGTGGGTCAGAGATGGAGCAGGATTTTATGTGGCGCCTGAGAAAAGTACCCCGGGTTGTCAGCGACAGGACTTTCCATCTCACCAGCCCCACGTTTGAGGCCGAGGCCAAGATGGTGTTAAAGAAAGTGTGTGGCATTGAGTGCCAGAAAGAACTCcccgctcccagcctctctgacCTGGAAGATTCTCTCTCCTACGAGACTGTCTTTGAGGATGGCACCCGGACCCTGACCAGAGTGAAAGTGCAAGGTCTGGACCTGGAGCCCACGCCAAACACCACCGCCAGAGGGGCATCGGCCAGGAGAAAGAGGCAGGTGTATGGCACAGACAGCAGGTTCAGCATCTTGGACAAAAGATTCCTCACCAACTTCCCTTTCAACACAGCCGTGAAGCTCTCCACCGGCTGCAGTGGCGTTCTCGTGTCCCCCAAGCACGTTCTGACCGCTGCCCACTGTGTGCACGACGGGACGGACTATGTGAAAGGGAGTAGAAAGCTGAGGGTAGGGCTGCTGAAGATGAGAAATAAAGGAGGTGGCAAGAAACGTAGGGGTTCCAGGAGGAGTAGGAGAGAAGCCAATGGTGATGACCAGAGAGAGGGCAGCAAAGAGAatctgaaggaggcagccaaggcgggaaggaggagaaagaactCTGCTGGGGGTCAGAGGGGCGCTGAGGGCGGGCCCTCCTTCCAGTGGACCCGGGTCAAGAACACCCACATCCCCAAAGGCTGGGCCACGGGAGGGCGAGGGGCCGCCGCCTTGGACTACGACTACGCTCTTCTGGAGCTGAAACGTGCTcacaaaaagaaatacatggaCCTAGGAATCAGCCCGGCCCTCAGGAAGCTGCCCGGGGGCATGATCCACTTCTCCGGCTTTGATCAGGACAGAGCTGATCAGCTGGTCTACCGGTTTTGCAGCGTGTCCGAGGAGTCCAACGACCTCCTCTATCAATACTGCGATGCCCAGCCGGGCTCCACCGGCTCCGGGGTCTACCTGCGTCTGAAAGAGCCGGACCAGCATTGGAAGCGCAAGATCATCGCGGTCTATTCCGGCCACCAGTGGGTGGACGTGCAGGGCGAGCAGAAGGACTACAACGTGGCGGTGCGCATCACGCCCCTCAAGTACGCGCAGCTGTGCCTCTGGATCCGCGGGGAGGACGCCGACTGTACTCACGGGTAA